One genomic window of Corvus moneduloides isolate bCorMon1 chromosome 14, bCorMon1.pri, whole genome shotgun sequence includes the following:
- the POU3F4 gene encoding POU domain, class 3, transcription factor 4 — MATAASNPYGLLGAGALAHAEGAGMQQGSPFRSPQKLLQSEYLQGVPGNGHPLGHHWVTSLSDGAPWPAALAGGPLEQPDVKPGREDLQLGAIIHHRSPHVSHHSPHANHPSAWGASPAHSASLAAPPAAAAAAGQPLSVYSQGGFAVGGMLEHGGLTPPPAAAAGQGLHPGLRGEAGGEHGELGGHHCQDHSDEETPTSDELEQFAKQFKQRRIKLGFTQADVGLALGTLYGNVFSQTTICRFEALQLSFKNMCKLKPLLNKWLEEADSSTGSPTSIDKIAAQGRKRKKRTSIEVSVKGVLETHFLKCPKPAAQEISSLADSLQLEKEVVRVWFCNRRQKEKRMTPPGEQPQHDVYSHGVKTDTACHDL, encoded by the coding sequence ATGGCCACAGCCGCCTCCAACCCCTACGGCCTGCTGGGCGCCGGCGCGCTCGCCCACGCCGAGGGCGCGGGcatgcagcagggcagcccGTTCCGCAGCCcgcagaagctgctgcagagcgAGTACCTGCAGGGCGTCCCCGGCAATGGGCACCCGCTGGGGCATCACTGGGTGACCAGTCTGAGCGACGGCGCGCCCTGGCCCGCGGCGCTGGCGGGCGGCCCGCTGGAGCAGCCCGACGTGAAGCCGGGCCGCGAGGACCTGCAGCTGGGCGCCATCATCCACCACCGCTCGCCCCACGTCTCCCACCACTCGCCCCACGCCAACCATCCCAGCGCCTGGGGCGCCAGCCCGGCGCACAGCGCCTCGCTGgccgccccccccgccgccgccgccgccgccgggcagCCCCTGAGCGTGTACTCGCAGGGCGGGTTCGCGGTGGGCGGTATGCTGGAGCACGGAGGGCTcaccccgccgcccgccgccgccgccgggcagGGCTTGCACCCGGGGCTGCGCGGCGAGGCCGGCGGCGAGCACGGCGAGCTGGGCGGCCACCACTGCCAGGACCACTCGGACGAGGAGACGCCGACCTCGGACGAGCTGGAGCAGTTCGCCAAGCAGTTCAAGCAGCGCCGCATCAAGCTCGGCTTCACCCAGGCCGACGTGGGGCTGGCGCTGGGCACCCTCTACGGCAACGTCTTCTCGCAGACCACCATCTGCCGCTTCGAGgccctgcagctcagcttcAAGAACATGTGCAAGCTGAAGCCGCTGCTGAACAAGTGGCTGGAGGAGGCCGACTCCTCCACCGGCAGCCCCACGAGCATCGACAAGATCGCGGcgcagggaaggaagaggaagaagcgGACCTCCATCGAGGTGAGTGTCAAGGGCGTGCTGGAGACGCACTTCCTCAAGTGCCCCAAGCCGGCCGCCCAGGAGATCTCCTCGCTGGCGGacagcctgcagctggagaaggaggtggTGCGGGTCTGGTTCTGCAACCGGCGGCAGAAGGAGAAGCGCATGACCCCGCCGGGCGAGCAGCCGCAGCACGACGTGTACTCGCACGGCGTGAAAACGGACACGGCCTGCCACGACCTCTGA